A segment of the Alkalispirillum mobile genome:
CACCAGGGCGGTGATGCCCGCGGCGGTGCCGGAAGCCACGCCGGAGAGCCACAGGCCCAGCAGGTAGAGGGCCACGGCCGCCGTCCATACCGGCAAGCGGACACCGCGGTAGGCCAATGCCAGAAAGCCCAGCAGGGCCACCACGATCGCGATAAGGGTGTTCATTTTCATCTCCTCCTGACGGCGCGGGTGCATAGCCCGCGCCTACTACAAACGATTGTTTGATACCCGGCCGAAGTCAAGGCCGGGTCCGGTCGCCCCGTTACACCCGCTCGAACAGGCCGGCGGCACCCATGCCGGTGCCCACGCACATGGTGACCAGGCCGTAACGCCCGCCGGTGCGGCGCAGACCGTGCACCAGCGTGGCCGTGCGGATGGCGCCGGTGGCCCCCAGCGGATGGCCCAGGGCAATGGCCCCGCCCTGCGGGTTGACCCGCTCCGGGTCCAGGTCCAGGTCGCGGATCACCGCCAGGCTCTGGGCGGCGAAGGCCTCGTTGAGCTCCACCCAGTCCACTTCGGGCAGACTGACGCCGGCCCGTTTCAGCACTTGCGGCACCGCCTCCACCGGGCCGATGCCCATCACCTCCGGCGCTACCCCGGCCACCGAGTAGCCGGCAAAGCGCGCCAGCGGTTCCAGCCCCAGGGCCTTGACCTTGCGCTCGCTCATCAGCACCACCGCCCCGGCACCGTCGCTCATCTGCGAGCTGTTGCCGGGCGTGACGCTGCCCCGCGCCGCGAACGCCGGCTTCAGCCCAGCGAGTGCCTCCGCGCTGGCCTCCGGCCGCGGCCCCTCGTCGGTGTCCACCAGCCGCTCCCGCAACGCGATGGCGTTGGCCTGCGGGTCCACCGCCGACTCGCGCACGGTGTAGGGCAGGATCTCGTCCCGGAAATGCCCGGCCTCGGTGGCGGCCACCGCCCGCTGGTGGCTCTGCAAGGCGAAGGCGTCCTGTGCCTCGCGGCTCACCGCCCAGCGCTCGGCCACCTTCTCGGCGGTAATGCCCATGCCGTAGGCGATGGCCAGGTGCTGGTCGTCCTGGAACAGGGCGGGGTTGAACCGCGGCTTGTGACCCATCATCGGTACCTGGCTCA
Coding sequences within it:
- a CDS encoding acetyl-CoA C-acyltransferase; the protein is MTEAVYIVAAQRTPVGKAPRGAFRHTRPDDLLAHVIRGAVDRCAGLDPAEIADVIVGCAMPEGSQGLNVARVSALLAGLPECVPGYTVNRFCASGLQAVALAADRIRLGEADVVIAGGTESMSQVPMMGHKPRFNPALFQDDQHLAIAYGMGITAEKVAERWAVSREAQDAFALQSHQRAVAATEAGHFRDEILPYTVRESAVDPQANAIALRERLVDTDEGPRPEASAEALAGLKPAFAARGSVTPGNSSQMSDGAGAVVLMSERKVKALGLEPLARFAGYSVAGVAPEVMGIGPVEAVPQVLKRAGVSLPEVDWVELNEAFAAQSLAVIRDLDLDPERVNPQGGAIALGHPLGATGAIRTATLVHGLRRTGGRYGLVTMCVGTGMGAAGLFERV